A region of Faecalibacterium taiwanense DNA encodes the following proteins:
- a CDS encoding HAD-IIB family hydrolase, giving the protein MLQSFPLVRLAALDLDGTLLNRNNEVTLATRQAIARAVEHGVVVVPATGRPLASLPPVVAKLPGIRYAITSNGAAVWDLGDDPMGAVHSRYANAAQRHTSEPACLLHRLMPTEVAREAFDLFQQYDGELSVFSDGLAIKTPEGIAKLTSRTAHFLSSEARQNLTDGRFTVIPGIESWMSRHAHEIEKLCMFFDSTEKTAAALPKFQAIPGVAVVQGSPDNIEVTAAGVDKGSALLALADLLGIPHENTLAVGDSENDRAMLEKAGIAAVMANGMPQIKAIGSIVSEADCDHDGVAELFGRLGI; this is encoded by the coding sequence ATGTTGCAAAGCTTTCCCCTTGTCCGCCTTGCCGCGCTGGATCTGGACGGCACCCTGCTGAACCGGAACAACGAGGTCACCCTTGCCACCCGTCAAGCCATTGCCCGCGCTGTAGAGCATGGCGTGGTGGTGGTGCCCGCCACAGGCCGCCCACTGGCCAGTCTGCCGCCTGTTGTGGCAAAGCTGCCCGGCATCCGGTATGCCATCACCTCCAACGGTGCCGCCGTGTGGGACCTTGGCGATGACCCCATGGGTGCTGTGCACAGCCGCTATGCCAACGCTGCCCAGCGCCACACCAGCGAACCCGCCTGCCTGCTGCACCGCCTGATGCCGACAGAAGTGGCACGGGAAGCTTTTGACCTGTTCCAGCAGTACGATGGCGAGCTGAGCGTATTCAGCGACGGCCTTGCCATCAAGACTCCGGAGGGCATAGCAAAGCTCACCTCCCGCACCGCCCACTTTCTCTCCTCCGAGGCGCGGCAGAACCTGACCGACGGCCGCTTTACCGTCATTCCCGGTATCGAGAGCTGGATGTCCCGCCATGCGCACGAGATCGAAAAACTGTGCATGTTCTTCGACAGCACCGAAAAGACCGCCGCTGCCCTGCCAAAGTTTCAGGCTATCCCGGGCGTGGCCGTGGTGCAGGGTTCGCCGGATAACATTGAAGTGACCGCTGCCGGTGTGGATAAGGGCAGTGCCCTGCTGGCTCTGGCCGACCTGCTGGGCATCCCCCATGAGAATACCCTTGCCGTGGGCGACAGCGAGAACGACCGCGCCATGCTGGAAAAGGCAGGGATCGCCGCTGTTATGGCCAACGGAATGCCCCAGATCAAGGCCATTGGCAGCATTGTGAGCGAAGCCGACTGCGATCACGACGGCGTTGCAGAGCTGTTCGGCAGGCTCGGCATCTGA
- a CDS encoding phosphatase PAP2 family protein: MNPKQLWSRRRPHLWFQLYWVVYLIWFFWLDLTIKDPKYIIHAPLDDRIPFNEWFIFPYCSWFVLLAGVTALLWWCDTQSYDKLCLTMFSGMTFCLILYMLLPNGLDIRPTVDAVGRSNIAMSIMQLIWRADASVNVCPSIHCQSSACMALAFSHSKLAKERPALKILAWVWAALICASTVFTKQHSIIDVVCGLAVAFVWVPVVYRSAKK, encoded by the coding sequence ATGAATCCCAAACAATTGTGGAGCCGGCGCCGCCCGCACCTGTGGTTCCAGCTGTACTGGGTGGTGTATCTGATCTGGTTCTTCTGGCTGGATCTGACCATCAAAGATCCCAAATATATCATCCACGCCCCGCTTGATGACCGGATCCCCTTCAATGAGTGGTTCATCTTTCCGTATTGCAGCTGGTTTGTGCTGCTGGCTGGTGTGACGGCCCTGCTGTGGTGGTGCGACACCCAAAGCTACGATAAGCTCTGCCTGACCATGTTTTCCGGCATGACCTTCTGCCTGATCCTGTACATGCTGCTGCCCAACGGTCTGGATATCCGCCCCACAGTGGATGCGGTGGGCCGCAGCAACATTGCAATGAGCATCATGCAGCTGATCTGGAGGGCGGATGCCTCGGTCAATGTGTGCCCGTCCATCCATTGCCAAAGCTCGGCCTGCATGGCACTGGCGTTCAGCCACAGCAAGCTGGCAAAGGAGCGCCCGGCCCTGAAAATTCTGGCCTGGGTGTGGGCTGCACTGATCTGTGCGTCCACCGTGTTCACCAAGCAGCACTCCATCATTGATGTGGTGTGCGGTCTGGCCGTGGCTTTTGTGTGGGTGCCGGTGGTGTACCGTTCCGCTAAAAAGTAA
- a CDS encoding GntR family transcriptional regulator — translation MSLLSARETAYQTIRSRIITMELKPGDPLNDRELAEELGISRTPMREALLMLNLARMVDIKPQSGTHVAPINLKLMEMEQFARYTLEKEILNRLRGRVTPRQEEEYRSNIETYRVLEADMSQPDRTARMLELDNAFHRKSFELCGMEAHYDHMLASLQHVERIRKFSLQTEENKSVCSSHTAILEALLHGSTDDVSEALESHLSRYKQSVAQARSVHPEYFIDE, via the coding sequence ATGTCATTACTGAGTGCGCGCGAAACGGCATACCAGACGATCCGCAGCCGGATCATCACGATGGAGCTGAAGCCCGGTGATCCGCTGAATGACCGGGAGCTGGCCGAAGAGCTGGGCATCAGCCGCACGCCCATGCGGGAGGCTTTGCTGATGCTCAATCTGGCCCGCATGGTGGACATCAAACCGCAGAGCGGCACCCATGTGGCACCCATCAACCTGAAGTTGATGGAGATGGAGCAGTTTGCCCGCTATACACTGGAAAAAGAGATCCTGAACCGGCTGCGCGGCCGTGTGACACCCCGGCAGGAGGAAGAATACCGCAGCAACATTGAGACATACCGTGTGCTGGAAGCGGATATGAGCCAGCCGGACCGCACTGCCCGTATGCTGGAGCTGGATAATGCATTCCACCGCAAATCCTTTGAGTTGTGCGGCATGGAAGCTCACTACGACCACATGCTGGCCAGCCTGCAGCATGTGGAGCGCATCCGCAAGTTCAGCCTGCAGACCGAGGAAAACAAGTCGGTCTGCTCCTCGCACACGGCAATTCTGGAAGCACTGCTGCACGGCAGCACGGACGACGTGAGCGAAGCGCTGGAAAGCCACCTGAGCCGGTATAAGCAGTCGGTGGCGCAGGCCCGCAGCGTCCACCCGGAATATTTTATTGATGAATGA
- a CDS encoding J domain-containing protein, with the protein MRDPYEVLGVSRGASDDEIKKAYRAKCKRWHPDLNPNDPTAEEHFKEVQAAYDAITKGETGPQMGGNPYGSNQQQGYGQQSYQQQGYQNGYGGFDGFDGFDPFGFGFGFGGYQQGYGQQGASYSGSDSPEMQAARNFVANGRYAEARRVLDGMTGRNARWYYLSSLANQGLGNRIDALQDARRAVQLDPGNTEYQMHLRRMQNPGQTYRTTQATYTSPGGLMQWCWSMILLNLLCNCCCGGWGFHFRM; encoded by the coding sequence ATGAGAGACCCCTATGAGGTGCTGGGCGTTTCGCGCGGCGCAAGCGATGACGAGATCAAAAAAGCATACCGCGCCAAGTGCAAGCGCTGGCACCCGGACCTGAACCCCAACGATCCTACCGCCGAGGAGCACTTCAAGGAAGTGCAGGCGGCTTACGATGCCATTACCAAGGGCGAGACCGGCCCCCAGATGGGCGGAAATCCCTACGGCAGCAACCAACAACAGGGTTACGGCCAGCAGAGCTACCAGCAGCAGGGTTATCAGAACGGTTACGGCGGTTTTGACGGATTCGATGGCTTTGACCCGTTCGGTTTCGGGTTTGGCTTTGGCGGCTACCAGCAGGGTTACGGCCAGCAGGGCGCAAGCTATTCCGGCTCCGACAGCCCGGAGATGCAGGCCGCCCGCAACTTTGTGGCCAATGGCCGCTATGCGGAGGCCCGCCGCGTGCTGGACGGCATGACCGGCCGCAATGCCCGGTGGTATTATCTTTCCTCCCTCGCAAATCAGGGCTTGGGCAACCGCATCGATGCGCTGCAGGATGCCCGCCGTGCCGTGCAGCTGGACCCGGGCAACACCGAGTACCAGATGCACCTGCGCCGGATGCAGAACCCCGGCCAGACCTACCGCACCACACAGGCCACCTACACCAGCCCCGGCGGCCTGATGCAGTGGTGCTGGAGCATGATCCTGCTGAACCTGCTTTGCAACTGCTGCTGCGGCGGCTGGGGCTTCCATTTCCGCATGTGA
- a CDS encoding DUF5685 family protein, translated as MFGYVVPNQAALSDEAQKRYRTAYCGLCRRIDALHGLRGRFTLSYDLTFLNLLLCSLYEGETEASSGHDRCPIHPLGGVEWRAASPTDYCADLSVALHYYNAEDKWKDDRSLLGLGYEKLLTDCKQAAESRWPRQCSAIRTCLDRLAEYEAAGSEDLDAVSGCFGELMAELFDYRQDHWSPELRSIGFHLGKFIYLLDAYDDLEHDQRKGAYNPLKALSQQPGYEEEMKEIFELLLAQCAQSFERLPCVEDADLLRNILYSGVWLKYNCKTAKQARSRG; from the coding sequence ATGTTTGGTTATGTTGTGCCCAATCAGGCTGCGCTTTCGGACGAAGCACAAAAGCGCTACCGCACCGCCTACTGCGGGCTGTGCCGCCGCATCGACGCACTGCACGGCCTGCGGGGCCGCTTTACGCTGAGCTATGACCTCACCTTCCTGAACCTGCTGCTGTGCAGCCTGTACGAGGGCGAGACCGAAGCTTCTTCCGGCCACGACCGGTGCCCCATCCACCCCTTGGGCGGTGTGGAATGGCGGGCGGCCTCCCCCACCGATTACTGTGCAGATCTGAGCGTAGCCTTGCACTACTACAACGCCGAGGATAAGTGGAAGGACGACCGCAGCCTGCTGGGCCTTGGATATGAAAAGCTGCTTACCGACTGTAAGCAGGCTGCCGAGAGCCGCTGGCCCCGTCAGTGCAGCGCCATCCGCACCTGTCTGGACAGGCTGGCAGAATATGAAGCTGCCGGGAGCGAAGATCTGGATGCCGTGTCCGGCTGCTTTGGCGAGCTGATGGCAGAGCTGTTCGACTACCGGCAGGATCACTGGTCGCCGGAGCTGCGCAGCATCGGCTTCCATCTGGGCAAGTTCATCTACCTGCTGGATGCCTATGACGATCTGGAGCATGACCAGCGCAAGGGGGCCTACAATCCGCTGAAAGCACTCAGTCAGCAGCCCGGCTATGAGGAAGAGATGAAAGAGATCTTTGAGCTGCTGCTGGCGCAGTGTGCCCAGAGCTTTGAACGCCTGCCCTGCGTGGAGGACGCAGACCTGCTGCGCAACATCCTTTACTCCGGCGTATGGCTCAAATATAACTGCAAAACAGCCAAGCAGGCCCGCAGCCGTGGCTGA